Proteins encoded in a region of the Streptobacillus felis genome:
- a CDS encoding DUF3320 domain-containing protein, which yields MLKINKEMMTNVNYLLYHNYVPIIHRLEIENTGDEKLEDLSFKLYSKTEFMDVFALKIGQLDPKESLEIDNVNIRLNSDYLSNITENVRAEMIFEVYKVDEKIYEEVVDIDLSPSDYWLGIYVMPETIASFSTPNHPLISEIVVKASKYLRKWGFDSAFTGYLTGNMNTVKAQMAAIYAALQEYNLIYNLPPKDYEVLGQRIRTSQVVLEQKQGTCLDLSMLYSSCLEAVGLNPILIIIKGHAFIGCWLEESSFSDIITDDFSAIEKRIVEGLEEILLVECTDFVAEKGIDFDKAVKHGKDNMIDLSNFIMAIDIVRAKSGGFRAIPSKIDGKFVIERKVNTEVTSKPKELIEKHIGIAEDVKVDKQRLWERKLLDFSLRNSLLNFRITKNALRIMSHDLSLVEDRLVQGKDLSILEAPKEWNVGLRNSKSFEIETGLDLIKAISESEFKSNRLRTYLNEEDLENSIKTVYRSSKLSLEENGSNTLFLALGFLRWFENDVSEIARYAPLVLLPIEIVRSNKNKGYVIRSRQEETQINITLLEYLRQMHDIKIGGLDPLPEDEHGVDMLLVFNTIRQAVLNKKRWNVIDDLSFIGLFSFGQFVMWNDIRNRGDEIKENKIVSSLIKGYRDFENKNNEITIEDLPVPLNADSSQLRAIKRAINGESFVLHGAPGTGKSQTITNMIATALYEGKSVLFVAEKMAALNVVENRLDKVGLGPFCLELHSNKTNKTTVLKQLENVLEVSRYKSPEEFEKVTNEIKWTKDKLKYIVDELHLKRKSGLSIYEKIEKITKNSDLKEKVKVENYDITKEELEKNVDIINNIVINMKELGVYKEHSLKNVGLSEYNMDTKSNFENDISEILEYRTESIAASNNIGISSYKDIESIYSIYTKISDNSIILDDLILSNKFDFNVSQMEELISKIERYNVIKNSLFNEFESSILDVDIKNIYLEWKKTEQSWFLSKMLKQNSLIKEISIHSKVKIDKNNMVEKLEKLKELMNSKTEILETNTNIKSYCENIYNEEKTDVTVLEKALQDTISLREEAKNYYGDINEEVLKEMYKLKANYIDFENLEKFLSKCSSIKEKYEVSLSGKLNDVFEELNNMFRNSDKLKDMILYNQKKNNLKEYDLESIKEAYENNEVSIDEILDAYLTNIVYRSTLKEIDENTMLKEFKGLEFEEIIKKYDELIIRYQELTMQEVVAKLSNNIPNSDVSNVSSSEMGILKRAIKSNGRMISIRQLFNQIPNLLRRLCPCMLMSPMSIAQYIDPKFPKFDLVIFDEASQIPTYSAIGAMARGENVIIVGDPKQMPPTSFFKSNKVDEDNLEIEDLESLLDDCLSITLPEEHLKWHYRSKHESLISFSNRMYYDNRLLTFPSPDDLVSNVKFIKIDGFYDKGKSKQNKEEARAVVEEIVRRLKDEKLRKYSIGVVTFNMVQQELIDDMLTERLYKDAELEEIYSNLPEPVFIKNLENVQGDERDVIMFSVGYGADKEGKVSMNFGPLNRDGGWRRLNVAISRSRTEMLIFSSLTPDQIDLNRTKSEGVKGLKMFLEFAMKGKNILAVKYTSNISKDLLIEKISNELSERGYKNKINLGSSEYKIDLGIIDPNNQEKYLLGILFDGYSCVNSETVRDRFILQPTILKLLGWSVYNVWSLDYIENPDKILNEIIDKVEYIIENGKEEHNLLNAKKAKDLKMEVSNETIITKKIAYTPYEVCHLGTNTEFYNIESQISIKENILKIVEMESPISKKNLVKKVLACWHIARNGSQVEQIIDLQIRKLNFKVTKESMNDFIWSTNSEIKELENYRVEDVNGNKRNIEDISIYEIMPALKEVIIEQIAIEKKDLIREVAKKFGFTRIGTSIDKVISNVIDYCFDNGEIKLEEGKYLMNY from the coding sequence ATGTTGAAAATTAATAAAGAAATGATGACTAATGTTAACTATTTACTGTATCATAACTATGTGCCTATTATTCATAGATTGGAAATAGAAAATACAGGAGATGAAAAGCTTGAGGATTTAAGTTTTAAATTATATTCAAAAACAGAATTTATGGATGTATTTGCATTAAAAATAGGTCAGTTAGATCCTAAGGAAAGTCTAGAAATAGATAATGTTAATATTAGACTTAATTCAGATTATTTGTCTAATATCACAGAAAATGTAAGAGCTGAAATGATATTTGAGGTATATAAAGTAGATGAAAAAATATATGAAGAAGTAGTTGATATAGATTTAAGTCCATCTGATTATTGGTTAGGTATATATGTAATGCCAGAAACTATAGCTTCATTTTCTACACCTAATCATCCACTAATTTCAGAAATTGTTGTAAAAGCATCTAAATATTTAAGGAAATGGGGGTTTGATAGTGCATTTACTGGCTATTTAACTGGTAATATGAATACCGTTAAAGCACAAATGGCTGCTATTTATGCAGCATTGCAAGAATATAATTTAATATATAATTTGCCTCCTAAAGATTATGAAGTGTTAGGACAAAGAATTAGAACATCACAAGTTGTTTTAGAGCAAAAACAAGGTACTTGTTTAGATCTTTCCATGCTATATTCTTCTTGCCTTGAGGCAGTGGGATTAAATCCTATTTTGATAATAATAAAAGGGCATGCTTTCATAGGATGTTGGTTAGAAGAATCTAGTTTTAGTGATATAATAACTGATGATTTTTCTGCTATAGAAAAAAGAATAGTAGAGGGTTTAGAAGAAATCTTACTAGTTGAATGTACTGATTTCGTTGCTGAGAAAGGTATAGACTTTGATAAGGCCGTTAAACATGGTAAAGATAATATGATAGATTTATCAAATTTTATTATGGCTATAGATATAGTTAGGGCTAAAAGTGGAGGGTTTCGTGCCATACCAAGTAAAATAGATGGAAAGTTTGTTATTGAAAGAAAAGTAAATACTGAAGTAACATCTAAACCTAAGGAACTAATAGAAAAACATATAGGTATAGCAGAAGATGTTAAAGTAGATAAACAAAGATTATGGGAAAGAAAGTTATTAGATTTTAGTTTAAGAAACTCTTTATTGAACTTTAGAATTACTAAAAATGCTTTAAGAATAATGTCTCATGATTTATCTTTAGTTGAGGATAGGTTAGTTCAAGGTAAAGATTTAAGTATATTAGAAGCACCTAAAGAATGGAATGTTGGGTTAAGAAATTCTAAAAGTTTTGAAATTGAAACAGGATTAGATTTAATTAAGGCTATATCTGAAAGTGAATTTAAGAGCAATAGATTAAGAACATACTTAAATGAAGAAGATTTAGAAAATAGTATTAAGACTGTATATAGATCATCAAAGTTAAGTTTAGAAGAAAATGGAAGTAATACATTGTTTTTAGCACTAGGTTTTCTTCGTTGGTTTGAAAATGATGTTTCAGAAATAGCAAGATATGCCCCTTTAGTATTACTACCTATAGAAATAGTAAGAAGTAATAAGAATAAGGGTTATGTAATTAGAAGTAGGCAGGAAGAAACTCAAATTAATATTACCTTACTTGAATACTTAAGACAGATGCATGACATTAAAATAGGAGGACTAGATCCTCTTCCAGAAGATGAACATGGTGTAGATATGCTTTTAGTATTTAATACTATTAGACAGGCTGTGTTGAACAAGAAGAGATGGAATGTAATAGATGATCTATCATTTATAGGATTATTCTCTTTTGGACAATTTGTTATGTGGAATGATATTAGAAATAGGGGAGATGAAATAAAGGAAAACAAGATAGTTTCAAGTTTAATTAAGGGTTATAGAGACTTTGAAAATAAAAATAATGAAATAACTATAGAAGATTTGCCTGTTCCTTTAAATGCAGATTCTTCACAATTAAGAGCTATAAAAAGAGCTATAAATGGTGAAAGTTTTGTACTGCATGGTGCACCAGGAACTGGTAAGTCGCAAACTATTACTAATATGATAGCTACAGCTCTTTATGAAGGAAAGAGTGTACTTTTTGTTGCAGAAAAAATGGCAGCATTAAATGTAGTTGAAAATAGGTTAGATAAGGTAGGGCTTGGACCATTTTGCTTAGAGTTACATTCTAATAAAACAAATAAGACTACAGTATTAAAACAATTAGAAAATGTATTGGAGGTTTCAAGATACAAATCACCTGAAGAATTTGAAAAGGTAACTAATGAAATTAAGTGGACTAAGGATAAACTTAAATATATTGTAGATGAGTTACATCTAAAGAGAAAATCAGGTTTATCTATATATGAAAAAATAGAAAAAATTACAAAAAATAGTGACTTAAAAGAAAAGGTGAAAGTAGAAAATTACGACATCACTAAGGAAGAGTTAGAAAAAAATGTAGATATTATTAACAACATAGTTATTAATATGAAGGAATTAGGTGTATATAAGGAACATAGTTTAAAAAATGTTGGACTATCTGAATATAATATGGATACTAAATCTAATTTTGAAAATGATATTAGTGAAATATTAGAATATAGGACTGAAAGTATTGCAGCTTCAAATAATATAGGTATAAGTTCATATAAAGATATTGAGAGTATATATAGTATATATACTAAGATTTCTGATAATAGTATTATACTTGATGATTTGATATTATCTAATAAGTTTGATTTTAATGTGAGTCAAATGGAAGAATTAATTAGTAAAATAGAAAGATATAATGTAATAAAAAATTCTCTATTTAATGAATTTGAAAGTAGTATTTTAGATGTAGATATTAAAAATATATATTTAGAATGGAAGAAGACAGAACAATCTTGGTTCTTATCAAAGATGTTAAAACAAAATTCATTAATAAAAGAAATATCTATACATAGCAAAGTGAAAATAGATAAGAATAATATGGTAGAAAAGTTAGAAAAGTTAAAAGAATTAATGAATTCTAAAACAGAAATTTTAGAAACTAACACTAATATTAAATCGTATTGTGAGAATATATATAACGAAGAAAAAACTGATGTAACAGTGCTTGAAAAGGCATTGCAAGATACTATATCTTTAAGAGAAGAAGCTAAAAATTACTATGGAGATATTAATGAAGAAGTATTGAAAGAAATGTATAAGCTTAAGGCAAACTATATTGATTTTGAAAATTTAGAAAAATTCTTATCTAAATGTAGTAGTATAAAAGAAAAATATGAAGTAAGTTTATCAGGAAAACTTAATGATGTATTTGAAGAATTAAATAATATGTTTAGAAATAGTGATAAACTTAAAGATATGATACTTTATAATCAAAAGAAAAATAATTTAAAAGAATATGATTTAGAATCTATAAAAGAAGCTTATGAAAATAATGAAGTAAGTATAGATGAGATTTTGGATGCATATCTAACTAATATAGTATATAGATCGACTTTAAAAGAAATAGATGAAAATACTATGCTTAAAGAATTTAAGGGACTTGAATTTGAAGAAATAATTAAAAAGTATGATGAGTTAATAATTAGATATCAAGAATTAACTATGCAAGAAGTTGTAGCAAAACTTTCAAATAATATACCTAATTCAGATGTATCTAATGTAAGTAGTTCAGAAATGGGTATATTAAAAAGGGCAATTAAATCTAATGGAAGAATGATAAGTATAAGACAGTTATTTAATCAAATACCTAATCTACTTAGAAGATTATGTCCATGTATGTTAATGAGTCCTATGTCTATAGCTCAATATATAGATCCTAAATTCCCTAAATTTGATTTGGTAATATTTGATGAGGCATCACAAATACCAACATATTCAGCTATAGGTGCTATGGCTAGAGGAGAAAATGTAATCATAGTAGGAGATCCAAAACAAATGCCACCTACAAGCTTCTTTAAAAGTAATAAGGTTGATGAAGATAATTTAGAGATAGAAGATTTAGAAAGCTTACTTGATGATTGTTTATCTATAACTTTACCAGAAGAACACTTGAAATGGCATTATAGATCTAAACATGAAAGTTTGATTAGTTTTAGTAATAGAATGTATTATGATAATAGACTATTAACCTTCCCATCACCAGATGATTTAGTTTCTAATGTTAAGTTTATTAAAATAGATGGTTTTTATGATAAAGGTAAGAGTAAGCAAAATAAGGAAGAAGCAAGAGCTGTAGTTGAAGAAATAGTTAGAAGATTAAAAGATGAAAAATTAAGAAAATATAGTATAGGTGTTGTAACATTTAATATGGTTCAACAAGAATTAATAGATGATATGTTAACAGAAAGACTATATAAAGATGCTGAACTTGAAGAAATATACAGTAATCTACCTGAGCCAGTATTCATTAAAAACCTTGAAAACGTACAAGGTGATGAAAGAGATGTAATAATGTTCTCTGTAGGTTATGGTGCAGATAAAGAAGGTAAGGTATCTATGAATTTTGGGCCTTTAAATAGAGATGGAGGATGGAGAAGATTAAATGTAGCTATTTCAAGATCAAGAACAGAAATGTTAATATTCTCAAGTCTTACTCCTGATCAAATTGATTTAAATAGAACTAAATCAGAGGGTGTAAAAGGTCTTAAAATGTTCTTAGAGTTTGCAATGAAAGGAAAGAACATTCTTGCGGTTAAATATACAAGTAATATTTCTAAAGATTTATTAATAGAAAAAATATCTAATGAATTAAGTGAAAGAGGATATAAGAATAAGATAAATCTTGGAAGTTCTGAATATAAGATAGATTTAGGTATAATAGATCCTAATAATCAAGAAAAATATCTATTAGGTATATTGTTTGATGGATATTCTTGTGTTAATTCTGAAACTGTAAGAGATAGATTCATATTGCAGCCAACAATCTTAAAATTACTAGGTTGGTCAGTGTATAATGTGTGGTCTCTAGACTATATTGAAAACCCAGATAAGATATTAAATGAGATTATAGATAAGGTTGAATATATTATTGAAAATGGTAAGGAAGAACATAATTTATTGAATGCTAAAAAAGCAAAAGACTTAAAAATGGAAGTTAGTAATGAAACTATAATTACCAAAAAAATAGCATATACTCCTTATGAGGTATGTCATTTAGGAACTAATACAGAATTTTACAATATAGAATCACAAATATCTATAAAAGAGAATATATTAAAAATAGTGGAAATGGAAAGCCCTATTAGTAAAAAGA
- a CDS encoding OmpA family protein encodes MEELNKKINLLIKNGDKQIINNYTLNEIYKTYNLFGYEIDKYILTEEQNKSLDNILLDISKESEIIIVGYSDTRGTDKYNLQLSYKRAKAVSEYLLNKGFLNIIVKSNGYNMLIEESKGEQFKNLRVELIVKEK; translated from the coding sequence ATTGAAGAATTAAACAAAAAAATTAACTTATTAATTAAAAATGGAGATAAGCAAATAATTAATAATTATACTTTAAATGAAATATATAAAACGTATAATTTATTTGGTTATGAAATTGATAAATATATTTTAACTGAAGAGCAAAATAAAAGTTTAGATAATATTTTATTGGATATTTCTAAAGAAAGTGAAATTATAATTGTTGGTTATTCTGATACAAGAGGTACAGATAAATATAATTTACAATTAAGTTATAAGAGAGCTAAAGCTGTTTCAGAATATTTATTAAATAAAGGATTTTTAAATATAATTGTTAAATCTAATGGATATAATATGTTAATTGAAGAGTCTAAAGGAGAACAATTTAAAAATCTTAGGGTAGAGTTAATAGTTAAAGAAAAGTAA
- a CDS encoding YadA C-terminal domain-containing protein, whose protein sequence is MFKPFSDKVKSRIDNSTAIASIPQVSSNKLISIRAGIGYSGEKFASIALGISGQNKSKDFIYKLNAALSTNLNWNIGVGFNYSFIPIHDKKEGNNIEIEGLLKENNELKEKLKDNDKKLKN, encoded by the coding sequence ATGTTTAAGCCTTTTTCTGATAAAGTCAAATCTAGAATTGATAATTCAACAGCTATCGCAAGTATACCACAGGTATCATCTAATAAATTAATAAGTATAAGAGCAGGTATTGGTTATAGTGGTGAAAAATTTGCATCTATAGCATTAGGAATATCAGGACAGAATAAAAGTAAAGACTTTATATATAAATTGAATGCTGCACTTTCTACAAATCTTAATTGGAATATAGGTGTTGGATTTAATTATTCATTTATACCTATACATGATAAAAAAGAAGGAAATAATATAGAAATAGAAGGTTTATTAAAGGAAAATAATGAATTAAAAGAAAAGCTAAAAGACAATGATAAAAAATTGAAGAATTAA
- a CDS encoding C69 family dipeptidase, with product MKKILGLGLLLFSIQALACTGFLAGKDATADGSMMYARNEDLSGVNPKKFMVVEAKKYKKGEMFVNPDTGFKWPYPQKALKHTLVPDADPSYGVFGEAGINELGVSISATVSASANDEILKLDPYVEGGLTEPDVASLVLMQAKTARHAVEIIAEIVEKAGAGEGNVIVFADKNEMWYMEIYTGHQYVAVKVPTDVYAVVPNAFYLGSYDFNSKDVISSKDIQKLPESNGLAKTVEGKFHLALTYREEHGKYNYDRIAMGQNHFCPLLPVAHDGEMAYELFRKPDKKISVKDVMNFLRYRYEGTDYDVDTPENKGKIRAIGTDTNLEAHIFQIRENAPTVMWLAMGTVEHSVFVPYYEYITKTHKSYTADADSYNRDSMYWAMKGLHILAREDRIRYGLGVKTYWDKVENDFITKLKEEDEMINKKTGKARIEYANKLGLMKAEQVKKDADKMFDQLIYFKGNMTDMALQGKKKDAKFEYKK from the coding sequence ATGAAAAAAATATTAGGTTTAGGGTTATTATTATTCTCTATACAAGCATTAGCTTGTACAGGTTTTTTAGCAGGTAAAGATGCAACTGCTGATGGTTCTATGATGTATGCTAGAAATGAAGATTTGTCAGGAGTAAATCCTAAAAAATTTATGGTTGTTGAAGCAAAAAAATATAAAAAAGGTGAGATGTTTGTTAATCCAGATACAGGATTTAAATGGCCATATCCACAAAAAGCACTAAAACATACTTTAGTCCCAGATGCAGACCCTAGTTATGGTGTATTTGGTGAGGCAGGTATTAATGAATTAGGTGTAAGCATTTCAGCTACAGTATCAGCAAGTGCAAATGATGAAATACTAAAATTAGATCCATATGTAGAGGGAGGATTAACTGAACCAGATGTTGCATCCCTTGTATTAATGCAAGCTAAAACTGCAAGACATGCTGTTGAAATTATTGCTGAAATAGTAGAAAAAGCAGGAGCTGGAGAAGGAAATGTTATAGTTTTTGCTGACAAAAATGAAATGTGGTATATGGAAATATATACTGGCCATCAATATGTAGCTGTTAAAGTACCTACTGATGTTTATGCTGTAGTTCCTAATGCTTTTTATTTAGGTAGTTATGACTTTAATAGTAAGGATGTAATTTCATCTAAAGATATACAAAAATTACCTGAAAGTAATGGTCTTGCAAAAACTGTTGAAGGAAAATTTCATTTGGCACTTACTTATAGGGAAGAACACGGAAAATATAATTATGATAGAATAGCTATGGGCCAAAATCATTTTTGTCCTCTATTACCAGTAGCACATGATGGTGAAATGGCATATGAATTATTTAGAAAACCTGATAAAAAAATATCTGTTAAAGATGTAATGAATTTCTTAAGATATAGATATGAAGGTACAGATTATGATGTAGATACACCTGAAAATAAAGGTAAAATTAGAGCTATAGGTACAGATACTAACTTAGAGGCACATATATTCCAAATTAGAGAAAATGCACCTACAGTAATGTGGCTTGCTATGGGTACAGTTGAGCATTCAGTATTTGTTCCATACTATGAATATATTACTAAGACTCATAAGAGTTATACAGCAGATGCTGATAGTTACAATAGAGATTCTATGTATTGGGCTATGAAAGGTCTTCATATACTTGCAAGGGAAGATAGAATTAGATATGGTCTTGGAGTAAAAACATATTGGGACAAAGTAGAAAATGATTTCATCACTAAATTAAAAGAAGAAGATGAAATGATTAACAAAAAAACAGGTAAAGCAAGAATTGAATATGCAAATAAACTTGGACTAATGAAAGCAGAGCAAGTTAAAAAAGATGCAGATAAAATGTTTGATCAATTAATATATTTTAAAGGAAATATGACAGATATGGCTCTTCAAGGTAAGAAAAAAGATGCAAAATTTGAATATAAGAAATAG
- a CDS encoding YfcC family protein: MSEKKERKSLSAFTIIFILLILIALVTRVLPKLPADVTAEMLDENIALATGVNGASIADVFMATFNGFKDAIDVAVFVLLLGGFLGIVAKTGALDAGVGALVKKLRGRELLLIPILMTLFSIGGSTYGMAEETIAFYGLISATMVAAGFDTMVAASTVLLGAGAGVLGSTVNPFAIGVALDAAKSAGTDPSNGTVVLLGVILWVATLIPAIWFVMSYAKKVKADKGSIILSLQEQKAMEENFGHVDFSNIEFTSKHKMTLSIFAFSFVIMILSLIVWSEYDIHVFEGWSSFLTGAPLGDWYFGELSMWFTFIGIIIGVVNGFSEKEIVDSFMFGAADILSVVLIIALSRGVSVLMSVTYLDKYILNLASQGLAGLSALVFAPASYILYMVLSFFIPSTSGLASVSVPILAPLTQSLGFSVEVIIMIFSGACGLVNLITPTSGVVMGGLAAAKVEYGTYFKWVFKLLVIIFIINVVILTAAMMFI, encoded by the coding sequence ATGAGTGAAAAAAAAGAACGTAAATCGCTTTCGGCTTTTACCATTATATTCATACTATTAATATTAATAGCTCTTGTTACAAGAGTATTACCTAAATTACCTGCTGATGTTACTGCTGAAATGTTAGATGAAAACATAGCGCTTGCAACAGGAGTTAATGGTGCATCAATAGCTGATGTATTTATGGCAACATTTAATGGATTTAAAGATGCAATAGATGTAGCAGTATTCGTATTATTACTTGGAGGATTTTTAGGTATAGTTGCAAAAACTGGTGCATTAGATGCAGGAGTTGGAGCATTAGTTAAAAAATTAAGAGGTAGAGAATTACTATTAATTCCTATACTTATGACTTTATTCTCTATAGGTGGATCAACTTATGGAATGGCTGAAGAAACTATAGCATTTTATGGATTAATATCAGCAACTATGGTAGCAGCTGGATTTGATACTATGGTAGCAGCTTCTACAGTATTATTAGGAGCTGGAGCAGGGGTTTTAGGATCTACAGTTAACCCATTTGCAATAGGGGTTGCATTAGATGCTGCTAAAAGTGCAGGAACTGACCCTTCAAATGGTACAGTAGTATTATTAGGAGTTATCCTTTGGGTAGCTACATTAATACCTGCAATATGGTTCGTTATGAGTTATGCTAAAAAAGTTAAAGCTGACAAAGGTTCTATTATACTTTCGTTACAAGAACAAAAAGCTATGGAAGAAAACTTTGGACATGTAGATTTCTCTAATATAGAATTTACATCTAAACATAAAATGACTTTATCGATATTTGCATTTTCATTTGTAATTATGATACTTTCATTAATAGTTTGGTCAGAATATGATATTCATGTATTTGAAGGATGGTCTTCATTCTTAACAGGTGCACCACTTGGTGATTGGTATTTTGGTGAACTTTCAATGTGGTTTACTTTCATAGGTATCATCATAGGTGTAGTAAATGGATTTAGTGAAAAAGAAATAGTAGATTCATTTATGTTTGGTGCGGCTGACATCTTATCAGTTGTATTAATTATAGCATTATCTAGAGGTGTTTCAGTATTAATGTCAGTAACTTACTTAGATAAATACATACTAAACTTAGCATCTCAAGGACTTGCAGGACTTTCTGCATTAGTGTTTGCACCTGCATCATATATACTATACATGGTATTATCATTCTTTATACCTTCTACTTCAGGACTTGCTTCAGTATCAGTTCCTATACTTGCACCATTAACACAAAGTTTAGGGTTCAGTGTAGAAGTAATAATTATGATATTCTCTGGAGCATGTGGATTAGTAAACTTAATCACACCAACTTCAGGGGTAGTAATGGGTGGACTTGCAGCAGCAAAAGTAGAATATGGAACATATTTCAAATGGGTATTTAAATTATTAGTTATTATATTCATAATTAATGTTGTTATTTTAACAGCTGCAATGATGTTTATTTAA
- the arcC gene encoding carbamate kinase: MSKRLVIALGGNALGNNPQEQLELVRGTAKAIVSMAKEGYEVIIGHGNGPQVGMINLAMDYAANGDVKTPYMPFAECGAMSQGYIGYHLQQAIREELKNQGINKEVATIVTQVLVDKEDEAFKNLTKPIGMFYTKEVAEEIAKEKGFTFVEDAGRGYRRVVASPKPVKIIELNVVKQLVEAGNIVITVGGGGIPVIETETGLKGVDAVIDKDKSSAKLAQDLNADMLVILTAVDRVCINFNKPNQEELAELTIEDALRYIEEGHFAKGSMLPKVEACLDFVKNSDGNALITSLENAAIALQGKTGTLIKK, from the coding sequence ATGAGTAAAAGATTAGTAATTGCATTAGGTGGAAATGCTTTAGGTAATAATCCACAAGAACAATTAGAATTAGTAAGAGGAACAGCAAAAGCAATAGTTTCAATGGCTAAAGAGGGTTATGAAGTAATAATAGGTCATGGAAATGGGCCTCAAGTTGGTATGATAAACTTAGCAATGGATTATGCAGCAAATGGAGATGTTAAAACACCATATATGCCATTTGCAGAATGTGGAGCTATGAGCCAAGGGTATATAGGTTATCATTTACAACAAGCGATAAGAGAAGAATTGAAGAATCAAGGTATAAATAAAGAAGTAGCAACTATAGTAACACAAGTTTTAGTTGATAAAGAAGATGAAGCTTTCAAAAATCTAACTAAACCTATAGGTATGTTTTATACTAAAGAAGTTGCTGAAGAAATAGCAAAAGAAAAAGGATTTACTTTTGTTGAAGATGCGGGCCGTGGATATAGAAGAGTTGTTGCATCACCAAAACCAGTTAAAATAATAGAATTAAATGTTGTTAAACAACTAGTTGAAGCAGGAAACATCGTAATCACTGTTGGAGGTGGAGGAATTCCAGTAATTGAAACTGAAACTGGACTAAAAGGTGTTGACGCTGTAATAGATAAAGATAAATCAAGTGCAAAACTTGCTCAAGACTTAAATGCAGATATGTTAGTTATATTAACTGCTGTTGATAGAGTATGTATTAATTTTAACAAACCAAATCAAGAAGAACTTGCAGAATTAACTATAGAAGATGCATTAAGATACATAGAAGAAGGACACTTCGCTAAAGGATCTATGTTACCTAAAGTTGAAGCATGTTTAGACTTTGTTAAAAACTCAGATGGAAACGCATTAATAACTTCACTTGAAAATGCTGCTATAGCATTACAAGGAAAAACAGGAACTTTAATTAAAAAATAA
- the argF gene encoding ornithine carbamoyltransferase — MPKNLQGKHFLKLLDFSTEEIRYLIDLSKKFKELKLTHTPHRYLEGKNIVLLFEKTSTRTRCAFEVAGMDLGMGVTYLDPGSSQMGKKESIADTARVLGRMYDGIEYRGFSQQIVEDLAHYAGVPVWNGLTDMFHPTQMLADMLTIEEHFGYLKGLNFTFMGDARNNVANSLMVACAMLGLNFTACGPKELKPEAELIAKCEEIAKQNGATLRFTESVEEGCTNADVIYTDIWVSMGEPDSVWEERINLLSKYQVNKTAMGYAKDEAIFLHCLPSFHDLKTTIGKEIYEKFGLPEMEVTDEVFESRQSKVFDEAENRMHTIKAVMFATLK; from the coding sequence ATGCCAAAAAATTTACAAGGGAAACACTTTTTAAAATTATTAGACTTCAGTACAGAAGAAATTAGATATTTAATTGATTTATCAAAAAAATTCAAAGAATTAAAATTAACTCATACACCACATAGATATTTAGAAGGGAAAAATATAGTATTATTATTTGAAAAAACTTCTACAAGAACTAGATGTGCATTTGAAGTAGCAGGAATGGATTTAGGAATGGGTGTTACTTACCTTGATCCAGGTTCTTCTCAAATGGGTAAAAAAGAAAGTATAGCTGATACAGCAAGAGTATTAGGAAGAATGTATGATGGTATTGAGTATAGAGGATTTTCTCAACAAATAGTTGAAGATTTAGCTCACTATGCAGGTGTACCTGTATGGAATGGTTTAACTGATATGTTCCATCCAACACAAATGTTAGCAGATATGTTAACTATAGAAGAACATTTTGGTTACTTAAAAGGATTAAACTTTACTTTCATGGGAGATGCTAGAAATAATGTTGCAAACTCATTAATGGTTGCTTGTGCAATGTTAGGGTTAAACTTTACAGCATGTGGACCAAAAGAATTAAAACCTGAAGCTGAATTAATAGCTAAATGTGAAGAAATAGCAAAACAAAACGGAGCTACTTTAAGATTTACTGAATCAGTTGAAGAAGGATGTACTAATGCTGATGTAATTTATACAGATATTTGGGTATCAATGGGAGAACCAGATTCAGTATGGGAAGAAAGAATTAACTTATTAAGTAAATATCAAGTTAATAAAACAGCTATGGGATATGCTAAAGATGAAGCTATATTCTTACACTGCTTACCTTCATTCCATGATTTAAAAACTACTATAGGTAAAGAAATTTATGAAAAATTTGGATTACCTGAAATGGAAGTTACAGATGAAGTATTTGAAAGTAGACAATCTAAAGTATTTGATGAAGCAGAAAACAGAATGCATACTATTAAAGCAGTTATGTTTGCTACATTAAAATAG